A part of Odontesthes bonariensis isolate fOdoBon6 chromosome 23, fOdoBon6.hap1, whole genome shotgun sequence genomic DNA contains:
- the tmem101 gene encoding transmembrane protein 101, whose amino-acid sequence MAGPSRKQMLRFLSQLGAFILTRFGFWNCFSMLMLFAERADIKRKPDIHIPYLYVDMGVAVLCASFMSFGVKRRWFAMGAAIQLAISTYASYVGEQVYYGDWLKVRMYSRALAIIGGFLVLASGAGEIYRQKARSRSMQSTGQVFLGVYLICVVYSLQHSKEDRQAYLNHIVGGEITVMLLEVLFGVLALAFLSGCYIRLAAQILATVLPLVILFIDGNVGYWHHTRKVEFWNQMKMIGHNVGIFGAVLILATDG is encoded by the exons ATGGCAGGTCCCAGTAGGAAGCAGATGCTGAGGTTTCTGTCCCAGTTAGGGGCGTTTATTCTGACCCGGTTTGGATTTTGGAACTGCTTCAGTATGCTAATGCTGTTTGCTGAAAGAGCCGACATAAAAAG AAAGCCAGATATCCACATACCGTACCTGTATGTGGACATGGGAGTGGCCGTCCTCTGTGCTAGCTTCATGTCATTCGGGGTGAAGAGAAGGTGGTTTGCAATGGGTGCCGCCATACAGCTGGCCATCAGCACCTATGCATCCTATGTTGGAGAACAGGTGTATTATGGGGACTGGCTTAAA GTACGGATGTACTCCAGGGCGCTGGCCATCATTGGAGGCTTTCTGGTTCTAGCCAGCGGGGCAGGGGAGATATACAGGCAGAAAGCACGCAGCAGATCCATGCAGTCTACTGGACAGGTTTTTCTTGGAGTCTATCTCATCTGCGTG GTATACTCCCTGCAGCACAGCAAAGAGGACAGGCAGGCCTATCTGAACCACATTGTTGGGGGGGAGATCACAGTGATGCTGCTGGAGGTGCTCTTTGGTGTTCTGGCTCTGGCGTTCCTCTCCGGCTGCTACATCCGCCTGGCAGCTCAGATCCTTGCTACGGTCCTTCCTTTGGTGATCTTGTTCATCGACGGCAACGTCGGCTATTGGCATCACACTCGCAAGGTGGAGTTCTGGAACCAGATGAAGATGATAGGCCACAATGTTGGCATCTTTGGCGCTGTGTTAATCCTGGCTACTGACGGTTGA